In the Candidatus Eisenbacteria bacterium genome, one interval contains:
- a CDS encoding carboxypeptidase regulatory-like domain-containing protein gives MRPRTGFLLAVFLLFVTSSASAGVIRGTLTGSAKKAKKSARVSVTDAVVYIEKLPETVERKLNSHGFWFFRRESPPRVRNLVLMKRRFDPYVLAIAVGDRIAFQNLDRVYHSAFSVSAAKRFDLNRRPPGAIDTLTMNRPGVINLHCEIHPDMGAYVVVLPNHAFTFPNEQGQFRLPSLPPGSYTVRVFHPRWGEIQRRVEMGKTGNVTLDIAY, from the coding sequence ATGCGCCCAAGGACTGGCTTCCTGCTCGCCGTTTTCCTGCTCTTCGTGACCTCGTCCGCCAGCGCCGGCGTGATCCGCGGGACGCTGACCGGCAGCGCAAAGAAAGCCAAGAAGAGCGCACGCGTTTCGGTGACGGACGCAGTGGTCTACATCGAGAAGCTGCCCGAGACCGTGGAGCGGAAGCTCAACAGTCACGGATTCTGGTTCTTCCGGCGCGAATCTCCGCCCCGGGTGCGAAATCTGGTCTTGATGAAGCGCCGCTTCGATCCCTACGTGCTGGCGATCGCGGTGGGCGACCGCATCGCCTTCCAGAACCTCGACCGGGTGTACCACAGCGCGTTCAGCGTCTCGGCCGCCAAGCGCTTCGACCTCAACCGCCGGCCGCCGGGGGCGATCGACACACTGACCATGAACCGGCCCGGCGTGATCAACCTTCATTGCGAAATTCACCCCGACATGGGCGCCTACGTCGTGGTGCTGCCCAACCATGCCTTCACCTTCCCGAACGAACAGGGTCAATTCCGACTTCCGTCCCTCCCACCCGGCTCTTACACGGTGCGTGTCTTCCATCCGCGCTGGGGTG
- a CDS encoding MBL fold metallo-hydrolase, translating into MSAWRGVALAGLLLFACDHALASSPDTTAALRVVILGAGTPNADPERSGPSVAVVAGHRAYLVDCGAGVVRRAAAAAARHRMPALEAERLGIVFITHLHSDHTLGLPDLMLTPWVLERHAPLELYGPLGVAAMSRHLLEAYAEDIRMRQEGLEPEKHDGWKVNAHEIQSGVVYRDSSVTVTAFAVPHANWKQAFGYRFESKGEVVVISGDTRPSEAVVRACEGCDVLVHEVYSAERFKARPAEWQRYHADAHTSTTELARLAQRAKPKRLVLYHQLFWGASDEDLVREVRKGYEGALFSARDLDVFP; encoded by the coding sequence ATGAGCGCGTGGCGCGGGGTCGCGCTCGCCGGCTTGCTGCTCTTCGCGTGTGATCACGCGCTCGCCAGCTCTCCCGACACGACCGCGGCGCTTCGCGTCGTGATTCTCGGCGCCGGAACGCCCAACGCCGACCCCGAGCGCTCGGGTCCCTCGGTCGCCGTGGTCGCGGGCCACCGGGCCTACCTCGTGGATTGCGGCGCAGGTGTCGTGCGTCGAGCCGCCGCCGCGGCGGCTCGCCATCGGATGCCGGCGCTCGAAGCCGAGCGGCTCGGGATCGTGTTCATCACCCACCTCCACTCGGATCACACGCTCGGCCTTCCGGACCTGATGCTCACGCCTTGGGTGCTGGAGCGCCATGCCCCGCTCGAGCTCTACGGTCCCCTCGGGGTGGCGGCCATGAGCCGGCATCTGCTCGAGGCCTATGCCGAGGACATTCGCATGCGGCAGGAAGGCCTCGAGCCCGAGAAGCACGACGGCTGGAAGGTGAACGCGCACGAAATCCAATCCGGCGTCGTCTACCGCGATTCCAGCGTGACCGTGACGGCCTTCGCCGTGCCGCACGCCAACTGGAAGCAGGCCTTCGGGTATCGCTTCGAGTCGAAGGGCGAAGTGGTGGTGATCTCGGGCGACACCCGGCCCAGCGAGGCGGTGGTGCGCGCCTGCGAAGGCTGCGACGTGCTGGTGCACGAGGTGTACTCCGCCGAACGCTTCAAGGCGCGTCCCGCCGAGTGGCAGCGTTACCACGCCGATGCCCACACCTCGACCACCGAGCTGGCGCGGCTCGCCCAGCGCGCGAAGCCGAAGCGGCTCGTCCTCTATCACCAGCTCTTCTGGGGCGCGTCCGACGAGGATCTGGTCCGGGAGGTTCGCAAGGGTTACGAGGGTGCTCTGTTCTCGGCCCGCGATCTCGACGTCTTCCCCTAG
- the speY gene encoding deoxyhypusine synthase, producing the protein MTHKPQRHLSGPRIDPRPITGKETAAELIDQAFLAYNGARLREGARLLVERMLEDDVTVALSMTGALTPAGLGMSAIIPLMEAGFVDWIVSTGANLYHDTHFGLGLSMHQGTFQADDVELREKGVVRIYDVFFDYKVLLDTDAFFREVISGPEFQRAMSTAEFHHLCGKYVRAREEKLGLEHRSLLAAAHDFGVPIYTSSPGDSSIGMNIAAKALEGNRLVLDVNADVNETAAIVWDAKVNGGKSGIWILGGGSPKNFLLQTEPQIQEVLGIAEKGHDYFLAVTDARPDTGGLSGATPAEAVSWGKIDPDQLPGTVICYADATIGLPLLTAYALAKHAPRKRRRLYDRREVLMERLKKAYFESGRAAEAAPRK; encoded by the coding sequence ATGACTCACAAGCCGCAGCGTCATCTGTCCGGACCGCGCATCGATCCCAGGCCGATCACCGGCAAGGAAACCGCGGCCGAGCTGATCGACCAGGCCTTCCTCGCCTACAACGGCGCGCGGCTTCGCGAAGGGGCGCGACTCCTGGTCGAGCGCATGCTCGAAGACGATGTGACGGTGGCGCTGTCGATGACCGGCGCGCTGACGCCGGCGGGGCTCGGGATGAGCGCGATCATTCCGCTCATGGAGGCCGGCTTCGTCGACTGGATCGTCTCCACCGGCGCGAATCTCTACCACGACACCCACTTCGGTCTCGGTCTCTCGATGCACCAGGGCACCTTCCAGGCCGACGACGTCGAGCTGCGCGAGAAGGGCGTGGTGCGGATCTACGATGTCTTCTTCGATTACAAGGTCCTGCTCGACACCGACGCCTTCTTCCGCGAGGTGATCTCGGGGCCGGAGTTCCAGCGCGCGATGAGCACCGCCGAATTCCATCACCTGTGCGGGAAGTATGTGCGCGCTCGCGAGGAGAAGCTTGGACTCGAGCACCGCTCGCTGCTGGCCGCGGCTCACGACTTCGGCGTGCCGATCTACACCAGCTCGCCCGGCGACTCATCCATCGGGATGAACATCGCGGCCAAGGCGCTCGAGGGCAACCGGCTCGTGCTCGACGTCAACGCCGACGTCAATGAGACGGCGGCGATCGTGTGGGATGCCAAGGTGAATGGGGGCAAGAGCGGGATCTGGATCCTCGGCGGCGGCTCGCCGAAGAACTTCCTGCTCCAGACCGAGCCGCAGATCCAGGAAGTCCTCGGCATCGCCGAGAAGGGACACGATTACTTCCTCGCCGTGACGGATGCGCGTCCGGACACGGGCGGCCTCTCGGGCGCCACGCCGGCCGAGGCGGTGAGCTGGGGAAAGATCGATCCGGACCAGCTTCCCGGCACGGTCATTTGCTACGCCGACGCCACGATCGGCCTGCCGCTGCTCACGGCCTACGCGCTCGCGAAGCACGCGCCGCGCAAGCGGCGGCGGCTGTACGACCGGCGCGAAGTGCTGATGGAGCGCCTGAAGAAGGCCTACTTCGAGAGCGGGCGAGCCGCCGAAGCGGCGCCGCGCAAGTAG
- a CDS encoding DUF1028 domain-containing protein, with protein MDWSMSLALMLVAGSGAPAPLAHTYSIVARDPKTGELGVAVQSHYFSVGPIVPWAESGVGAVATQSLVLVDYGPRGLDLMRSGLTARHALDSLVTADAHNEGRQVAMIDAKGSVAAYTGPKCIPDAGHKTGDQYSVQANLMANATVWPAMSAAFEKAEGDLAERMMKALEAAEKAGGDIRGKQSAAILVVRGRPSGKPWMDKIFDLRVEDSEDPLKELRRLMRLRRAYNLEDAGDNFIAEKKPAEALKAYEQAAKLAPEVVELQFWAAVSMYTNDRKSEALKLFKQVFTKERHWADLVPRLAKAGLFPDDPKQIDEVVRQRPHGRMDRMTSK; from the coding sequence TTGGACTGGAGCATGTCGTTGGCGCTCATGCTGGTCGCCGGTTCCGGCGCGCCCGCGCCGCTCGCCCATACCTACTCCATCGTGGCCCGCGATCCAAAAACTGGAGAGCTGGGGGTGGCTGTCCAGTCGCACTACTTTTCGGTGGGGCCGATCGTGCCCTGGGCCGAGTCGGGGGTCGGCGCCGTCGCCACCCAGTCGCTGGTCCTCGTGGACTATGGCCCGCGAGGCCTGGATCTGATGCGGTCCGGTCTCACCGCCCGCCACGCCCTGGATTCGCTGGTCACGGCCGACGCTCACAACGAAGGCCGCCAGGTCGCGATGATCGACGCCAAGGGGAGCGTTGCCGCCTACACCGGGCCCAAGTGCATCCCCGACGCCGGGCACAAGACGGGTGACCAGTACTCGGTCCAGGCCAACCTGATGGCGAACGCCACCGTGTGGCCGGCGATGTCGGCTGCTTTCGAGAAAGCCGAAGGCGACCTGGCCGAGCGCATGATGAAAGCGCTCGAGGCGGCCGAGAAGGCGGGTGGCGACATTCGCGGCAAGCAGTCGGCGGCCATTCTCGTGGTGCGCGGGCGGCCCAGCGGGAAGCCGTGGATGGACAAGATCTTCGATCTCCGTGTCGAGGATTCCGAAGACCCGCTCAAGGAGCTGCGCCGTCTGATGCGGCTGCGGCGCGCTTACAACCTCGAGGACGCCGGCGACAACTTCATCGCCGAGAAGAAACCCGCCGAGGCGCTCAAGGCGTACGAGCAGGCGGCGAAGCTGGCGCCCGAGGTCGTCGAGCTTCAGTTCTGGGCGGCCGTCTCGATGTACACCAACGATCGCAAGTCGGAAGCGCTCAAGCTCTTCAAGCAGGTGTTCACGAAGGAGCGCCACTGGGCCGACCTGGTGCCGCGGCTCGCCAAGGCCGGACTCTTTCCCGACGATCCCAAGCAGATCGACGAGGTGGTCCGCCAGCGTCCACACGGCCGCATGGACCGCATGACGTCCAAGTAG
- a CDS encoding DUF5916 domain-containing protein produces MKGWWLATLFLTLFGLSQTSIADERPRAVAMRAAGELRLDGALEEPDWARAEAVGAFQLIMVREGEAPSESTDVRVLVTDTHVWFGIRCENQGPGAVRASLSPRDQILDDDHISVHLDTYSDRHRAYIFGVNPHGVQLDGILDGGEPDFSWDAVWDAEARLAERGWTAEMAIPLRTLRFPEGGSGTWGLWIRRAITKNDEVCSWPLYRLAVAGDIMLQAGDLEGMTGVRGGGGWEAQPYAATTRSEVRRFGSVNDWHGDHVYDVGLDARYGITSTMTANLTVNPDYSQVEADALQIDVNQRFPLYFPEKRPFFLEGAETFNTFFRLLYTRRMADPLYGGKVIGKIGRWRVGAIALRDEGGGSTEGIGAGSTGGPSPPGYFSVGRLTYDLGENQKLGLLVTDHVAEPFGQPTDTLPGHVPSSHNTVLSAETRLRLMKSLFFYGQVAGSRTRFESPVATDEGAQESFSDYLSTLTFEWSDGTRHALIWEDYIGSRFRAEAGFFDRVDVRNDGFEATYTFRPENRWIRYFEPTTNGNAIYSTRGELQDRRFSGALRMGFQKQTFLETRATHVDELWLDTLYDRWRYSLSASNSLWRPLSFGVDWSLEDGIFYAPTDSASFLGWQEGINAYATARPSPRFTAELSATRSLFLTSRGGDEVYDIWLFGAKMTYQFTRRLYVRLYPQYDTHAKHLDADALIGYVLHPGTVAYLGMTGDFDEIDRRRTATQRSLFLKFSYVFQG; encoded by the coding sequence ATGAAGGGGTGGTGGCTCGCCACCCTCTTCCTGACCCTCTTCGGTCTCTCCCAGACGTCGATCGCCGACGAGCGCCCGCGCGCCGTCGCCATGCGCGCCGCGGGTGAGTTGCGGCTCGACGGCGCCCTGGAGGAGCCCGATTGGGCCCGCGCAGAGGCGGTCGGCGCGTTCCAGCTCATCATGGTGCGGGAAGGCGAAGCACCTTCCGAATCCACCGACGTGCGCGTGCTCGTCACCGACACGCATGTTTGGTTCGGCATCCGCTGCGAGAACCAGGGGCCCGGGGCGGTGCGCGCCAGTCTCTCGCCGCGTGACCAGATCCTCGACGACGATCACATCTCGGTTCACCTCGACACCTACAGCGATCGCCATCGCGCCTACATCTTCGGGGTCAATCCTCACGGCGTGCAGCTCGACGGCATCCTCGACGGGGGCGAGCCCGATTTCTCGTGGGACGCGGTATGGGACGCCGAGGCTCGTCTCGCGGAGCGCGGCTGGACGGCGGAGATGGCGATCCCGCTCCGCACCCTGCGCTTTCCCGAGGGTGGCTCCGGGACCTGGGGACTGTGGATCCGGCGCGCGATCACCAAGAACGACGAGGTGTGCTCGTGGCCGCTCTATCGGCTCGCGGTGGCCGGCGACATCATGCTCCAGGCCGGTGACCTGGAGGGAATGACCGGCGTGCGCGGCGGTGGAGGGTGGGAGGCGCAGCCCTACGCGGCCACCACGCGATCGGAAGTGCGGCGCTTCGGTTCCGTGAACGACTGGCATGGCGACCACGTCTACGACGTGGGGCTCGACGCCCGCTACGGCATCACCAGCACCATGACCGCCAACCTCACGGTCAACCCCGACTACAGCCAGGTCGAAGCCGACGCACTGCAGATCGACGTCAACCAGCGCTTCCCGCTCTACTTCCCGGAGAAGCGTCCGTTCTTCCTCGAAGGCGCCGAGACGTTCAACACCTTCTTTCGTCTGTTGTACACGCGCCGCATGGCCGATCCCCTCTACGGAGGCAAGGTGATCGGCAAGATCGGAAGATGGCGGGTCGGAGCGATCGCGCTGCGCGACGAGGGCGGCGGAAGCACCGAAGGGATCGGCGCAGGCTCGACGGGCGGACCATCGCCGCCCGGTTATTTCAGCGTTGGCCGTCTGACCTATGACCTCGGCGAGAATCAGAAGCTGGGATTGCTGGTGACGGATCACGTCGCCGAGCCATTCGGGCAGCCGACCGACACGCTGCCCGGCCACGTTCCGTCGTCGCACAACACGGTTCTCTCGGCCGAGACCCGCCTGCGTCTCATGAAGTCCCTCTTCTTCTATGGGCAGGTCGCCGGCAGCCGCACGCGGTTCGAGAGCCCGGTCGCCACCGATGAAGGAGCTCAGGAGAGCTTCTCCGATTACCTGTCCACGCTCACCTTCGAGTGGAGCGACGGCACACGTCACGCGCTGATCTGGGAGGACTACATCGGCTCTCGTTTCCGCGCGGAAGCCGGATTCTTCGACCGCGTGGACGTGCGCAACGACGGCTTTGAAGCCACCTACACGTTTCGTCCCGAGAACCGCTGGATCCGGTACTTCGAGCCGACGACCAACGGCAACGCGATCTACAGCACGCGTGGCGAGCTTCAAGATAGGCGCTTCTCCGGGGCGCTGCGGATGGGGTTCCAGAAGCAGACCTTCCTCGAGACGCGAGCGACCCACGTGGACGAGCTGTGGCTCGACACCCTCTACGACCGCTGGCGCTACAGCCTCTCGGCCAGCAACTCGCTGTGGCGGCCGCTGTCGTTTGGGGTCGATTGGTCGCTCGAGGACGGCATCTTCTACGCGCCGACCGACTCGGCGTCTTTCCTCGGTTGGCAGGAGGGCATCAACGCCTACGCGACCGCGCGTCCCTCGCCACGATTCACCGCCGAGCTGTCGGCGACCCGCAGCCTGTTCCTGACCTCTCGCGGTGGGGACGAGGTCTACGACATCTGGCTCTTCGGCGCGAAGATGACCTACCAGTTCACGCGCCGCCTGTA